In a single window of the Phaeobacter sp. G2 genome:
- a CDS encoding flavin-dependent oxidoreductase, translating into MSVLIAGGGIAGLSLGLTLHQIGVPFHIYEAAAELRPMGVGINLQPNAVRELFDLGLEAELEEIGIRTRQLGFYSKLGKTIWEEPRGLEAGYAWPQYSVHRGALQMMLYQALVERAGADCITTDARAVGFEQTASGADLLFADGSRQSGTLVIAADGIHSALRAQMYPEEGAPIWNGRILWRATTQGTPWKGEASMAMIGHDSLRMVAYPISRPDADGRATLNWIAEKSFDPSAPWKKEDWNRAADIDDFVAEFEDWQFDWIDVPGLIRGAEVVYEYPMVDRDPLPQWSFGAVTLMGDAAHPTYPVGSNGASQAIIDARIIGASFLSHGLTSDALAAFEAEVRPLATGIGKTNRAGKGPDGVLQQVEDLCGGDFSSINEVIPQAELAAHAARYKSIAGFSIEELNARPATIKAGARLSS; encoded by the coding sequence ATGTCAGTTCTTATTGCCGGTGGCGGTATCGCCGGGCTTAGCCTGGGTTTGACGCTGCATCAGATTGGGGTGCCGTTTCACATCTACGAAGCCGCCGCTGAACTGCGCCCCATGGGGGTTGGTATCAACCTGCAGCCCAACGCCGTACGCGAACTGTTTGACCTTGGCCTGGAAGCGGAGCTGGAAGAGATCGGCATCCGCACCCGGCAGCTGGGGTTTTATTCAAAACTCGGCAAGACAATCTGGGAAGAGCCGCGCGGGCTTGAGGCGGGCTACGCCTGGCCGCAGTACTCGGTCCATCGCGGCGCCTTGCAAATGATGCTGTACCAGGCACTGGTGGAACGGGCGGGTGCCGACTGCATCACCACCGATGCGCGCGCCGTGGGGTTTGAACAGACTGCGTCCGGTGCAGATCTGCTGTTTGCGGACGGGTCTCGTCAAAGCGGTACGCTGGTTATTGCAGCAGACGGCATTCATTCCGCCCTGCGCGCGCAGATGTACCCCGAAGAAGGCGCGCCTATCTGGAATGGCCGGATCCTGTGGCGCGCCACCACCCAGGGCACCCCCTGGAAGGGCGAGGCCTCCATGGCGATGATCGGTCACGACAGCCTGCGCATGGTGGCCTATCCGATCTCCCGCCCCGACGCTGATGGGCGCGCCACCCTCAACTGGATCGCGGAGAAAAGCTTTGACCCTTCCGCGCCCTGGAAGAAAGAGGACTGGAACCGCGCCGCCGATATCGATGACTTTGTTGCCGAGTTCGAAGACTGGCAGTTTGACTGGATTGATGTGCCTGGCCTCATTCGCGGAGCCGAGGTGGTCTATGAATATCCCATGGTGGATCGCGACCCGCTGCCACAATGGAGTTTTGGCGCCGTGACCTTGATGGGAGACGCCGCGCATCCGACCTATCCTGTTGGCTCCAACGGCGCCAGTCAGGCCATCATTGACGCGCGGATCATCGGCGCATCTTTCCTGTCCCATGGCCTCACCTCAGACGCGCTTGCCGCCTTTGAGGCAGAGGTGCGCCCCCTGGCAACAGGCATCGGCAAGACCAACCGCGCCGGCAAGGGGCCGGATGGGGTGTTGCAGCAGGTCGAAGATCTCTGCGGTGGCGATTTTTCCAGTATCAATGAGGTCATCCCACAGGCCGAGCTTGCCGCCCATGCTGCGCGCTACAAATCCATCGCAGGCTTTTCGATAGAGGAACTGAATGCCCGTCCGGCAACGATCAAAGCTGGGGCACGGCTGAGCAGCTAA
- the idi gene encoding isopentenyl-diphosphate Delta-isomerase, with product MPHLIPAWVNGELTPVEKLLAHEQGLKHKAVSVFVVKGVKILMQRRALGKYHTPGLWANTCCTHPMWEESSSACAVRRMQQELGIRGLYPEFRHQLEYRADVGHGMVEHEVVDVFLAHAHRPLAPVANPDEVMETRWMDYHDLLAEVQRHPERFTPWLKIYLHKYADIIFGPDLIIASKT from the coding sequence ATGCCCCATTTGATCCCGGCCTGGGTGAACGGCGAACTGACACCGGTAGAAAAGCTCCTGGCGCATGAACAGGGGCTCAAGCACAAGGCTGTCTCGGTGTTTGTGGTCAAGGGAGTCAAAATTCTGATGCAACGCCGCGCCCTGGGGAAATATCACACGCCTGGGCTCTGGGCCAATACCTGCTGCACCCATCCCATGTGGGAGGAAAGCTCCTCGGCCTGCGCGGTCCGGCGGATGCAACAAGAGCTGGGCATCAGAGGGCTGTACCCTGAGTTTCGCCATCAGTTGGAATATCGGGCCGATGTGGGCCATGGGATGGTGGAACATGAGGTGGTGGATGTGTTTCTCGCCCATGCGCACCGGCCACTGGCTCCGGTTGCCAACCCCGATGAGGTGATGGAGACCCGCTGGATGGACTACCATGACCTGTTGGCAGAGGTGCAGCGTCACCCGGAACGTTTCACCCCCTGGCTAAAGATTTACCTGCACAAATACGCCGATATCATCTTTGGCCCCGATCTGATCATCGCCTCCAAAACCTGA
- a CDS encoding c-type cytochrome, translated as MKPILTAAILGLLAAPAFAEGDAAKGEKAFNKCKSCHTIVSDTGEKIVKGGKTGPNLWGVVGRTAGTYEGFRYGKDLVAAGEGGLVWDLASFEAYTQDPRGFLREHLDDGKAKSKMSYKLKKGAEDIYAFLAQFSPAAEEPAEDAAASEDAASE; from the coding sequence ATGAAACCTATCCTAACCGCAGCCATTCTTGGCCTTCTGGCCGCACCTGCTTTCGCCGAAGGCGACGCTGCCAAAGGCGAAAAGGCCTTTAACAAATGCAAATCCTGCCACACCATTGTCTCTGACACTGGCGAGAAAATCGTCAAGGGTGGCAAAACCGGCCCGAATCTTTGGGGTGTTGTTGGCCGCACGGCGGGCACCTACGAAGGGTTTAGATACGGCAAGGATCTGGTTGCCGCCGGCGAAGGTGGTCTGGTCTGGGATCTTGCTAGCTTTGAGGCCTATACCCAAGATCCCCGTGGCTTCCTGCGCGAGCACCTGGACGATGGCAAGGCCAAGTCAAAAATGTCGTACAAGCTGAAAAAAGGTGCCGAAGACATCTATGCCTTCCTGGCCCAGTTCAGCCCGGCCGCCGAAGAGCCAGCCGAAGATGCCGCAGCCAGCGAGGACGCGGCCTCCGAGTAA
- a CDS encoding P1 family peptidase, protein MKPGPKNLITDVPGLMVGNASDAALKSGTTVLLASEPLTASVHVMGGAPGTRETDLLAPDKSVAKIDALVLSGGSAFGLDACSGVVDGLRDQGRGFTLGPALIPLVPGAILFDLLNGGDKDWQDNPYRALGRAAFEDVSSDFSLGSHGAGTGALTAMVKGGLGSASFVLDSGVTVGALVAANPMGSVTTPGDRHFWAAPFEVDGEFGGLGPDSAVGLGRSLDSRKMQAMRALAADNDLPSERGNTTIAIVATDAALTKAECQRMATAAHDGIGRATVPAHAPGDGDLVFAASTGGRTLASAEAELGEIGHAAALCLSRAIARAIYCATPAENDLLPCWSPTQT, encoded by the coding sequence ATGAAACCTGGACCCAAAAACCTGATCACCGATGTCCCTGGCCTCATGGTCGGCAATGCCAGTGATGCGGCGCTGAAATCCGGCACCACGGTTTTGCTGGCAAGCGAACCACTGACCGCCTCGGTGCATGTCATGGGGGGCGCGCCGGGCACCCGCGAAACAGATCTGCTGGCACCTGATAAATCCGTGGCCAAGATCGACGCCCTGGTGCTGTCGGGCGGGTCTGCCTTTGGGCTGGATGCCTGTTCCGGTGTCGTGGACGGGCTGCGCGATCAGGGGCGTGGCTTTACCCTGGGGCCTGCACTCATTCCACTGGTGCCCGGCGCCATCCTGTTTGACCTGCTGAACGGCGGCGACAAGGACTGGCAGGACAACCCCTATCGCGCCTTGGGTCGCGCCGCTTTTGAGGATGTCTCAAGCGATTTCTCCCTTGGCTCCCATGGGGCTGGCACCGGCGCCCTGACCGCGATGGTCAAAGGCGGGCTTGGCTCTGCCTCTTTTGTGCTGGACAGTGGCGTGACTGTTGGCGCGCTGGTTGCTGCCAATCCGATGGGCAGCGTCACCACCCCCGGAGATCGCCATTTCTGGGCCGCACCTTTTGAGGTCGACGGAGAATTTGGCGGCCTCGGCCCTGACAGCGCAGTGGGGCTGGGACGCAGTCTCGACAGTCGCAAAATGCAGGCCATGCGCGCTCTTGCGGCCGATAACGACCTGCCCTCGGAGCGTGGCAATACCACCATTGCCATCGTCGCCACCGATGCCGCCCTGACCAAGGCTGAATGCCAGCGCATGGCCACTGCGGCCCATGACGGTATTGGCCGAGCCACCGTTCCGGCCCATGCGCCGGGGGATGGCGACCTGGTCTTTGCCGCCAGCACTGGCGGCCGGACACTCGCCTCTGCGGAGGCTGAGCTGGGCGAGATCGGTCATGCTGCCGCGCTCTGTCTCAGTCGCGCCATTGCACGGGCGATCTACTGCGCCACACCAGCGGAAAATGACCTGCTGCCCTGCTGGAGCCCCACCCAAACCTGA
- a CDS encoding cupin domain-containing protein: MKTINLAEKLALFDSHWDPKVIADYNDNEIMVVKFQGAFPFHLHEDTDDFFLVLEGEMVMEIEGGAAHVVKAGELFVVPKGVTHRPRAEAECKVLLIEPKGEPNSGDASTAAAKNRI, encoded by the coding sequence ATGAAGACCATCAACCTGGCAGAAAAACTGGCGCTGTTTGACAGCCATTGGGATCCCAAGGTCATTGCCGACTACAATGACAACGAAATCATGGTGGTCAAATTCCAAGGCGCCTTTCCCTTTCATCTGCACGAAGACACCGATGATTTCTTCCTGGTGTTAGAGGGCGAGATGGTGATGGAGATCGAAGGTGGCGCGGCGCATGTCGTCAAAGCCGGGGAGCTGTTTGTGGTGCCCAAGGGCGTCACCCACCGCCCCCGGGCCGAGGCGGAATGCAAGGTTTTGCTGATCGAACCCAAGGGCGAGCCAAACTCCGGCGATGCCAGCACAGCGGCCGCCAAAAACCGGATCTAG
- a CDS encoding SDR family oxidoreductase: protein MRLAGKCAIVTGGASGFGLGIVDKFLAEGARVMIADINGDSASALAAERGDAALAQQVDVANAASVKAMAEAAIAGFGKVDILINNAGVTHLPTPLDEVSEEDFDRVYNVNMKSVYLTARALVPHMKTNGSGAILNVASTAGVSPRANLNWYNASKGWMITATKTMAVELAPKGIRVNAINPVAGETPLLQSFMGEDTPEVRAKFLSTIPIGRFSTPEDMGNAACYLCSDEASMVTGVAMEVDGGRCI from the coding sequence ATGCGGCTTGCAGGAAAATGCGCCATTGTGACTGGCGGCGCTTCTGGCTTTGGCCTTGGCATCGTTGATAAATTCCTGGCCGAAGGGGCTAGGGTGATGATTGCTGACATCAATGGTGACAGCGCCTCTGCGTTGGCCGCCGAACGCGGCGACGCGGCGCTGGCCCAGCAGGTCGATGTTGCCAATGCGGCCTCTGTGAAGGCCATGGCCGAGGCCGCGATTGCCGGTTTTGGCAAGGTCGATATTCTGATCAACAACGCCGGGGTCACCCATCTGCCCACACCGCTGGACGAGGTGAGCGAGGAAGACTTTGACCGGGTGTACAATGTGAACATGAAATCGGTCTATCTAACCGCCCGCGCCCTGGTGCCGCATATGAAAACCAATGGCAGCGGCGCCATCCTCAACGTGGCCTCCACCGCCGGGGTCTCCCCCCGGGCAAACCTCAACTGGTACAATGCCTCCAAGGGCTGGATGATCACCGCGACCAAGACCATGGCGGTTGAACTGGCCCCCAAGGGCATCCGCGTCAATGCCATCAACCCAGTGGCTGGCGAGACACCTTTGTTGCAGTCCTTCATGGGCGAAGACACCCCGGAAGTGCGCGCCAAATTCCTGTCCACCATCCCCATCGGGCGTTTTTCCACCCCCGAGGACATGGGAAATGCCGCCTGCTATCTGTGCTCTGACGAGGCCAGCATGGTGACAGGCGTCGCCATGGAAGTCGACGGCGGCCGCTGTATATGA
- the arfB gene encoding alternative ribosome rescue aminoacyl-tRNA hydrolase ArfB: MLHITNDIALQDWELSESFMRASGPGGQNVNKVATAVELRFEAARSPALTPAVKSRLKRLAGRRWTKEGAILMQCDETRSQLRNRELVRDRLAELIRKALVAPKRRIATKPTRGSVKRRLDSKKQRSAVKSMRGKITPE; encoded by the coding sequence ATGTTGCATATCACAAATGATATAGCGCTGCAGGACTGGGAACTGTCCGAGAGCTTCATGCGCGCCTCGGGGCCCGGCGGGCAGAACGTCAACAAGGTGGCCACCGCAGTCGAGCTGCGGTTCGAGGCCGCCCGCAGCCCTGCGCTCACCCCGGCGGTGAAATCCCGACTCAAACGTCTCGCAGGTCGACGCTGGACCAAAGAGGGCGCGATTCTGATGCAATGCGACGAGACCCGCTCGCAACTGCGCAACCGCGAGCTGGTTCGGGACCGCCTGGCCGAGCTCATCCGCAAGGCCCTGGTGGCGCCAAAACGTCGTATAGCGACCAAACCAACGCGCGGATCGGTGAAACGACGGCTTGACAGCAAGAAACAGCGTAGCGCAGTCAAATCAATGCGCGGAAAAATCACTCCAGAGTAA
- a CDS encoding queuosine precursor transporter, whose product MNRSHLPGILAMAAVVVASNILVQFLFGQWLTWGAFTYPIAFLITDVMNRVYGAGPARRVVFVGFVVGVVCSLIGTQIMGEFGPLVTLRIALGSGLAFLTAQLLDVSIFAALRSGKWWRAPLASTLVGSSVDTVIFFTIAFSGALTWIEPANDVSWAGEMLPLLGAGPMAPLWVSLALADWLVKLSLALLALVPFRMIVTHLTAKPA is encoded by the coding sequence ATGAATCGTTCTCATCTACCTGGCATTCTTGCCATGGCTGCCGTTGTGGTGGCCTCCAATATCCTGGTGCAATTCCTGTTTGGCCAATGGCTGACCTGGGGCGCCTTTACCTATCCAATTGCCTTTCTCATCACTGATGTGATGAACCGCGTCTATGGCGCCGGGCCTGCCCGTCGTGTGGTCTTTGTGGGCTTTGTGGTGGGCGTTGTCTGCTCGCTCATTGGCACCCAGATCATGGGCGAGTTTGGCCCGCTTGTGACCCTGCGCATCGCGCTTGGCTCTGGACTTGCCTTCCTCACGGCGCAGCTGCTCGACGTGTCGATCTTTGCCGCCCTGCGGAGCGGCAAATGGTGGCGCGCGCCGCTGGCCTCCACGCTTGTGGGCTCCTCGGTGGATACCGTCATCTTCTTTACCATCGCCTTTTCCGGCGCGCTGACCTGGATCGAACCGGCCAATGACGTCTCCTGGGCTGGTGAAATGCTGCCGCTTTTGGGCGCAGGCCCCATGGCGCCGCTGTGGGTTTCTCTGGCCCTGGCTGACTGGCTGGTGAAACTTTCGCTGGCACTGCTGGCGCTGGTGCCCTTCCGCATGATCGTCACCCACCTGACGGCAAAGCCCGCCTAA
- a CDS encoding esterase-like activity of phytase family protein, with protein sequence MKRRKLVGGLVLASGLIAAAAAFAAARLDRQHNTAQLAGSYTWRASPDWFGGFSGIELSADGAQMVVLSDRAHVARADIHRQDGEISEITLRSAQHLRTSKGRQLLGRIMDSEGLALAPDGSLYISFEGLSRVVHHQTEASRARVLPRPNEFRGLPLNKSLEALAIDPQGRLYTMPENALNADGEIPVWRWNGAQWSQPFTLPRRGGFLPVGADFGPDGRFYLLERNFVFIGFRSRLRRWDITEQGAINEVTLLESSTGVHDNLEGLSVWRDAKGLLRATMVSDNNFKALQRTELVEYTLPE encoded by the coding sequence ATGAAGCGTAGGAAACTGGTCGGTGGCCTTGTTCTGGCCTCCGGCCTCATTGCAGCGGCGGCAGCCTTTGCCGCGGCCCGGTTGGACCGACAGCACAACACCGCGCAACTGGCAGGCAGCTATACCTGGCGGGCAAGCCCCGATTGGTTTGGGGGGTTCTCCGGGATTGAGCTCTCGGCGGATGGGGCGCAGATGGTGGTTCTCAGTGATCGCGCCCATGTGGCCCGTGCCGATATCCATCGACAGGACGGCGAGATCTCAGAGATCACCCTGCGCAGTGCCCAACATCTGCGCACCTCCAAGGGGCGACAGCTGTTGGGTCGGATCATGGACAGCGAAGGCCTGGCCCTGGCGCCGGATGGCTCGCTCTATATTTCCTTCGAAGGACTGTCCCGGGTGGTGCATCACCAAACCGAGGCCAGCCGTGCCCGTGTCCTGCCCCGCCCTAATGAGTTTCGCGGCTTACCACTGAACAAATCCCTGGAAGCCCTGGCCATTGACCCCCAGGGACGGCTGTACACCATGCCCGAAAACGCGCTGAATGCCGATGGGGAGATCCCTGTCTGGCGCTGGAACGGAGCGCAGTGGAGCCAGCCCTTCACCCTGCCCCGACGGGGAGGTTTCTTGCCTGTTGGTGCCGATTTTGGCCCCGACGGCCGTTTCTATCTGCTGGAACGCAACTTTGTCTTTATCGGTTTTCGCAGCCGCTTGCGCCGCTGGGATATCACCGAACAGGGCGCGATAAACGAAGTCACCCTGCTGGAAAGCAGCACCGGGGTGCATGACAACCTCGAAGGTTTGTCCGTCTGGCGCGACGCCAAAGGCCTGTTGCGCGCCACCATGGTGTCGGACAACAACTTCAAAGCCCTGCAACGCACCGAGCTGGTGGAATACACTCTGCCAGAGTGA
- the mepA gene encoding penicillin-insensitive murein endopeptidase, whose amino-acid sequence MRLLVASFCFIFAALSGASAATPAKQLFGAKDTGSQQAPAPYGSYAKGCVAGAVQLPETGATWQAMRLSRNRNWGHPETISFIEKLSKFAARQPGWNGLYIGDISQPRGGPMLSGHRSHQVGLDIDIWMRPANKLTYSRAQREKISSISMRRNNGAYVNSDWTRAHHEIIKAAAQDKRVARIFVFPGAKVQMCKDAKGDRRWLRKIRPWWGHHYHFHVRLACPRGARGCVDQDRPPRGDGCDAAQKWVNDILSPPPPKPADPNAPAPKPRREYTLTDLPKQCAAVLQSN is encoded by the coding sequence TTGAGACTGCTTGTAGCGAGTTTTTGTTTCATCTTTGCAGCGCTCAGTGGCGCCAGCGCCGCCACCCCGGCCAAGCAGCTGTTTGGTGCCAAGGATACCGGATCGCAACAGGCGCCGGCCCCCTATGGCTCCTACGCCAAGGGCTGCGTCGCCGGCGCGGTGCAGCTGCCGGAAACCGGCGCCACCTGGCAGGCCATGCGGCTGAGCCGCAACCGCAACTGGGGCCATCCCGAAACCATCAGCTTTATCGAAAAGCTCAGCAAATTTGCCGCACGTCAGCCCGGCTGGAACGGGCTTTATATTGGCGACATCAGCCAGCCCCGTGGTGGCCCGATGCTGTCAGGGCACCGCAGCCATCAGGTGGGGCTGGATATTGATATCTGGATGCGCCCGGCGAACAAGCTGACCTATAGCCGCGCCCAGCGCGAAAAGATCTCCTCTATCTCGATGCGGCGCAACAACGGCGCCTATGTGAATTCAGACTGGACCCGCGCCCATCACGAGATCATCAAGGCCGCAGCACAGGACAAACGGGTGGCGCGGATTTTTGTCTTTCCCGGCGCCAAGGTACAGATGTGCAAGGACGCCAAGGGCGATCGGCGCTGGCTGCGCAAAATCCGTCCCTGGTGGGGACACCATTACCATTTCCATGTGCGTCTGGCCTGCCCCAGGGGCGCCCGAGGCTGCGTTGATCAGGATCGCCCACCACGCGGTGACGGCTGTGACGCTGCACAAAAATGGGTCAATGACATCTTGAGCCCTCCGCCGCCAAAACCGGCAGATCCAAATGCTCCGGCCCCCAAACCCCGCCGCGAATACACCCTGACGGACCTGCCCAAACAATGCGCCGCCGTTTTGCAATCTAACTGA
- a CDS encoding MFS transporter produces MSNISSRKRIWGWWFFDWASQPYHTLLVTFVFGPFFAAVAANYYLGEGLAPEAAKAQAQTMWSIGMTVTGLMIGFGAPFIGALADISGRKRPWLIGFSLMYALGAWGIWYSDPAGSNLWWMLVTFGFGFIGAEFALIFANSQLPSLGDKDDVGAISGSGFAFGYLGGVLALFIMLLLFVEQGSGKTLIGLDPVLGLDAETREGTRAVGPFTALWFILFMVPYFLWVKDDARTGKRGSLGQAISLVIASVKALRYRGSLARYLGSSMLYRDALNGLYGFGGVYASLVLDWEITSIGIFGVISAIAAAAFSWVGGMADKRFGPKPVIVAAILVLTLVCLTVVNMSREALFGIELATGSKLPDAIFFGCGMLIGGFGGILQAASRSLMVRHTNPAKATESFGLYGLSGRATAFLAPGLIGVATTLTGSARLGISPVIFLFILGLIVLYRVKAEGDQV; encoded by the coding sequence ATGAGCAATATTTCATCGCGCAAGCGTATTTGGGGCTGGTGGTTCTTTGACTGGGCCAGCCAGCCCTATCACACACTGCTGGTCACCTTTGTCTTTGGCCCCTTCTTTGCCGCTGTGGCTGCCAATTACTATTTGGGAGAGGGCCTGGCCCCAGAAGCCGCCAAGGCCCAGGCGCAGACCATGTGGTCAATCGGGATGACCGTAACCGGGTTGATGATCGGCTTTGGCGCGCCTTTCATCGGCGCATTGGCGGATATTTCCGGACGCAAACGGCCCTGGCTGATCGGCTTTTCGCTGATGTATGCGCTCGGCGCCTGGGGAATCTGGTATTCAGATCCAGCCGGCAGCAACCTGTGGTGGATGTTGGTGACCTTTGGCTTTGGCTTCATCGGTGCGGAATTTGCCCTGATCTTTGCCAATTCGCAACTGCCCAGCCTCGGCGACAAGGATGATGTCGGAGCCATCTCCGGTTCTGGCTTTGCCTTTGGCTACCTTGGCGGCGTTCTGGCGCTGTTCATCATGCTGCTGCTGTTTGTTGAACAGGGCAGCGGCAAAACCCTGATCGGGCTGGACCCGGTCCTGGGGTTGGATGCTGAAACCCGCGAGGGCACCCGCGCCGTCGGGCCGTTCACCGCCCTGTGGTTCATTCTCTTCATGGTGCCCTATTTTCTGTGGGTCAAAGATGACGCCCGCACCGGCAAGCGGGGCTCCCTGGGACAGGCCATCTCTTTGGTAATCGCATCCGTCAAGGCCCTGCGCTATCGCGGCAGTCTGGCCCGCTATCTGGGGTCATCGATGCTCTACCGGGATGCGCTGAACGGGCTTTATGGCTTTGGCGGCGTCTATGCCAGCCTGGTGCTGGACTGGGAAATCACCAGTATCGGCATCTTTGGCGTCATATCTGCAATTGCCGCCGCAGCCTTTAGCTGGGTCGGCGGTATGGCCGACAAACGGTTTGGCCCCAAACCCGTGATCGTCGCCGCGATTCTGGTGCTGACGCTGGTCTGCCTAACCGTGGTGAACATGTCGCGTGAGGCATTGTTTGGCATCGAGCTGGCGACGGGCTCCAAGCTGCCGGACGCTATCTTCTTTGGCTGCGGCATGCTGATCGGTGGTTTCGGCGGAATCTTGCAGGCCGCCAGCCGCAGCCTGATGGTGCGTCATACCAACCCTGCAAAGGCAACCGAGAGCTTTGGGCTCTATGGTTTGTCCGGGCGCGCCACCGCCTTTTTGGCGCCTGGGCTAATTGGGGTTGCCACAACCCTGACAGGTAGCGCACGATTGGGCATTAGCCCGGTGATTTTTCTGTTTATCCTCGGATTGATCGTATTGTACCGGGTCAAGGCAGAAGGAGATCAGGTTTGA
- a CDS encoding acyl-CoA thioesterase — translation MFPIVRLIKDLLKARRMAPLALTETHVSSHICWPWDLDFWLELNNGRAMTLYDLGRTMLAQRVGLITTLRQNRWGMTVAGTTVRFRQRIRGFERFEMRSRAVAWDDKFIYLEQSMWKKDGTCASHVMLRTALTDKNGIVPPARVLKAMGHPDLPSLEMPDWIDAWRAADAQRPWPPMQDPLA, via the coding sequence ATGTTTCCCATTGTCCGCCTGATCAAAGACCTGCTCAAGGCGCGCCGTATGGCGCCGCTGGCTCTGACCGAGACCCATGTCTCCAGCCATATCTGCTGGCCCTGGGATCTGGATTTCTGGCTGGAGCTGAACAATGGCCGCGCCATGACGCTGTATGATCTGGGGCGCACCATGCTGGCGCAACGGGTTGGCTTGATCACCACCCTGCGGCAAAACCGCTGGGGCATGACCGTGGCCGGTACCACGGTACGGTTTCGCCAGCGCATTCGCGGCTTTGAACGGTTTGAGATGCGCAGCCGGGCCGTGGCCTGGGATGATAAGTTCATCTACCTGGAACAAAGCATGTGGAAAAAGGACGGCACCTGCGCCAGCCACGTGATGCTGCGCACCGCGCTGACCGACAAAAACGGCATCGTGCCCCCTGCCCGCGTGCTCAAGGCCATGGGCCATCCTGACCTGCCCAGCCTGGAAATGCCCGACTGGATTGACGCCTGGCGCGCGGCGGACGCGCAACGTCCCTGGCCGCCCATGCAAGATCCCCTTGCCTAG
- a CDS encoding YggT family protein, with protein sequence MLSLFQILLLILDIVWFFIIAHVIMSWLINFQVLNLQQQLVGQIWYMLQRILEPLYDPVRRILPNMSGIDLAPLVVLIAVYALRIIIQNNMVYFL encoded by the coding sequence ATGCTCTCTCTGTTCCAAATTCTGCTGCTGATCCTGGACATCGTCTGGTTCTTTATTATCGCCCATGTGATCATGAGCTGGCTGATCAATTTCCAGGTGCTGAACCTGCAACAGCAACTGGTTGGCCAGATCTGGTACATGTTGCAGCGCATTCTTGAGCCGCTTTATGATCCGGTGCGCCGTATTCTGCCCAATATGAGCGGCATTGATCTGGCGCCGCTGGTGGTGCTGATTGCGGTCTATGCGCTGCGTATCATCATCCAGAACAACATGGTCTATTTCTTATAG